The Cardinium endosymbiont of Culicoides punctatus nucleotide sequence AACATTCCAAAGAGTTTCAATATTCAGAAAATAAAAAAGCTATTGAGGAAAGTTTAAAAATTGCTGAACGACTGGCAATCAGTCCTTACTGTGTAAGTTATAAAGAATTAAAAGAAACGTTACCTCATGGACTTGATAAGTTAAAAACCATATTGGGGGAAGTTCATTTAAAAGAAACAGCAGATGTAGACTTACTAAAAAGATACTGTAAACTGATATTATCAAATGACTAAATAGCAAGAGATCGTTTACATTAAATTTGGTTTTGACTTTTCAAATTGCTTTAACCTACTTTTGTAGCATATGGTATTACATATGTGTTGTTCAGGGCAGGAATTTCCTCATGTGCAACCTAGCGTAGCAAATGATTTATTGTTTAACGATAAGTTATGGAACAAATTTATGATTTACTACAAAAATATTGGGGATATACTTCATTTCGTCCACTCCAGAAGAACATAATTAGCAGCATTTTAGAAAAAAATGATGTGATGGTTTTTTTACCTACTGGAAGTGGAAAATCACTCTGTTTTCAATTACCAGCACTTTATAAAAAAGGTTTAACCCTTGTAGTTACGCCCCTTATTGCCCTGATGAAAGACCAAGTAACACAACTCAAGAAAAGAGGTATTTATGCAGAAGCAATTTTTTCAGGAATGTCTGCTTCAGAAATAGCACAAAGACTTGATAATTGTATTTATGGCCATGCTAAATTACTGTATGTTTCTCCAGAAAGACTACAAACAGAGCTATTTAAATTTCGTGTTACTACCATGAATATTACTACATTAGTAATAGATGAGGCACACTGTATTTCACAATGGGGATATGACTTCAGACCTTCGTACTTAGAAATTGCTGATTTTAAGCAAATCATTCCAGAAGCAAATACTGTTACGTTTACCGCTACTGCCACCAAGACCGTAAAGAAAGATATACAAGAACAATTACGACTTAAAATGCCAGTTTGTTTTACGCAAACTTTTCATCGACCTAATTTGGTTTACTGGGTGCGTAAAACAGATAATAAAGAAGCACAATTGCTTAAGGCATTAAATACTTCCACCGGATCTGTTATTGTTTATGTGAATACCCGGAAAAGAACAGAGACCATTGCTGCTTTTTTAAATAAACATGGTATTAGTGCACTGCCTTACCATGCTGGTCTTACTGTAACAAGTAGAACAGCTAGACAAGAGGAGTGGGGGAACGGTAAGATCCGGGTAATGGTTGCTACAGCAGCTTTCGGTATGGGCATAGATAAATCAGATGTTTCACTGGTAATGCATCTAGATCTACCCTCCTCGTTAGAAGCCTATGCACAAGAATCAGGAAGAGCTGGTAGAAATAATCATATGGCATATGCTATCCTTTGGTATGATGCACAAGATATTGCTGTCTTAAAGCAGAGGTGGAGAGAAAGTTATCCAACCATCAGTCAAGTGAAGGCTATCTATCAACATTTAGTTAATTATTATAAAATAGCTGTAGGCTCTCATGCCTTTGTAACGTATGATTTTGATCTAGAAGATTTTAAAAACCAAATGAGGCTATACACAAAAGAAGCCTATTATGGATTAAAAGTATTAGAGTCAGAGGGATTGATACAACTTAATGAAGCTTATTACCAGCCATCTAGGGTTTACTGTTCTCTTTCTAGAAAAGCATTATATGAGTTCCAACTTTTGCATCCTACTTATGATTTGCTGCTTAAAGGCTTGCTGAGGCTATATGGAGGAGCATTTTTTACACCATATTGTAGTATAGTTGAAAAAAAATTAGCTCAATTGATCCAGTTCAGTGAATCAAAAGTATGTGAACAGTTAAAGGCATTACATAAATTAAAAGTAATAGAATATCTACCACAAAAACTGAATCCACAAATCACTTTTTTAACACCACGTTATATCTGTTCTGAGTTACCTCTTCGTGTGGATAGAATTGAACAGAAGAATAAAATAGCCTATCAGCAACTAGAGTCTGTTATTGAATATGTTACCAATGAAAGACGTTGCCGACTGGCTATATTGCTGGATTATTTCGACGAAAAAGAACAAATATGTCATAATTGTGACATATGTAAGCAGCGAAAAGTAAAAGGAACAGAAATTAATGACCATGCAGAGATGCGACAATATGTTATCCATGCTATACTAAATGGTAAACATGATGTCAAAAAGCTAGTAGAAGGGGTTCCACAAGATAAGGAAAAAGAAATATTAGATACGATTAGAGAAATGTTAGAATACAAAGAGATCTACTATCAAAGTCCTGGACAGTTATACAGCTGTAAGAATATTAAATGAAGCGTCTCAGAATAAAGAGGCTTTTGAGCCAGCAGAAGGCAATAGACAAACAGACGTTATATCAGGAGGAAATTTGTCCACCATCGGGGTCGGAGAGCCTGTCATATTTTATATTTTAATAAATTTTAAAATAAAAACTTGATTTTATTAAATAAGTTACCTATAATGTCTTCTACTAATTAAGTAGTAAATATAAGGCATCTGGAGCAACAGTTTAAAACATTTATGTAACTTTTTTAAAACAAAATTTCCTATGATACTATCCAATCTCCCACTCCTTATGACAGGAGCTTTTTTGTTATTTACACTGGCTGCAGGGCTCTACTTTAGTAAAAAAACGACCAGCCTTAAAGAATATGCTGTAGGTAATAAAAATTTTGCGACAGCTACGTTAGTAGCTACGGTATTGGCTACAGCTTTTGGGGGAGGAGGATTAATACGAAATGTAGAGCAAGTACATCAACAAGGTTTATATTGGATATTTTTTGCACTATTTGCCACTGCTATATCTATCTGGATCCTTAGTCCATTGGCATCACGTATGTCTTCGTTTATGCGAAACCTTTCTATGGCAGAAACAATAGGGAATGTTTATGGTAGAATACCAAGAGTGATCACTGCAATATCTTCCATTATTACTGCTATTGCCTCTGTTGCTATTCAAATCAAGGTTATATCATTAGCCATTAGTATGTGTACAGATATGGTGGATCCTAGCATAATGACTATTATTGTTACACTTGTTCTTATTTTTTATTCTACATTTGGAGGTATTCGTGCGGTAACTTATACAGATGCATTACAATTTATAACTTTTTTAGCAGTTATACCTGTATTAGCTTGGCTTATGTTCCAAAAAATTGAGTTATCTATAGGTGATATTGTTGCTTTTTTAAAAACTCAAGAAAAATTTCAACTTTCAAATGTGTTTAGTTTGAATACTAGTTTAATCAATATCATTGTATTGATTCTGGCTGGCATAGTGTCTGAAATAAGGCCATCAACAATACAAAGAATCTATATGGCTTCTAGTCCCATACAAGCTAAAAGAGCTTTTATCTATTCTAGTATATTGAGTTTTTTTATAATTATGTTTATAACATTAGTGGGAATAGCTATTTTCGTGATAGGTCCGGATCTCCCTATGGAAGATGTTTGGAAATATATAATGAATAATCTTGCCCCCTTTTTTAAGGGACTCGTTTGTATCAGTCTCCTTTCCCTTACTATGTCTACTGCTGATTCTGAGTTAAATTCTTGCGTTGTTCTGATTGCCCATGATATTGTGGAAAGCATACGTGGTAAACAAATAGTTACTTCGAATGGACTTGGACTTGTTAGGGTTACTTCTTTAATTGTAGGTCTCTCTGCCATGGTATTAACATTTTATTGTAAAGGTTTATTGGAGCTAATGCAATTATCCTTTGCTTTATCTATCCCAGTCATCACAGCCCCTTTTATCTTAGCTGTTTTTGGCTTTCGAGGTGCTTCTACTACTGCTCTACTAGGTATGGTTACCGGAACAGTAACTATAATAGCTTGGAACACATGGGTTGCTCCAAAAACAAATATAGATGGTTCCTTTTTTTGTATGCTGGCTAATGGCATAGCTATGATGGTTGCACATTATTCACGTCCACAGCGAAGGTACAGGATGGATGAAAGAGGATGATGAAGTGCTCAAAACGTCTGTTAAAGACTTACCCATATAAAAATAGCTAGACATTAAGCCACTAATTTATGTATTAATAAATTTTAAAATAAAAACTTGATTTTATTAAATAAGTTACCTATAATGTCTTCTACTAATTAAGTAGTAAATATAAGGCATCTGGAGCAACAGTTTAAAACATTTATGTAACTTTTTTAAAACAAAATTTCCTATGATACTATCCAATCTCCCACTCCTTATGACAGGAGCTTTTTTGTTATTTACACTGGCTGCAGGGCTCTACTTTAGTAAAAAAACGACCAGCCTTAAAGAATATGCTGTAGGTAATAAAAATTTTGCGACAGCTACGTTAGTAGCTACGGTATTGGCTACAATTTATGGTGGTGGAGGATTAATTCGTAATGTACAACAAGTATATGAACTTGGTTTTCTATGGTTAGTTTATTTATTCCTAAGTAATTTTGGTGTTTTGATTATTTCTCCTTTGGCATCACGTATGTCACCATTTATGCTCAATATATCTATAGCTGAGACTATAGGAAGTATATATGGTAGAATGCCTAGAATAATTACTGCATTATCTGGTATTGCTGTTGCCATTACTAGTCTTGCCATTCAAATTAATGTAATACAATTAGTCCTCGGCATGTGTACAGATATGGTTGATCCTAGAATAATAACTATTATTGCCACACTTATTCTTATTTTTTATTCTACTTTTGGAGGTATTCGTGCAGTAACTTATACAGATGCATTACAATTTATAACCTTTTTAGTAATTATTCCTGTGTTAGCTTGGTTGATATTTCAAAAAACTGAAAAATCAATAGGTGAAATGATTACTTTTTTGGGGGAACAAGAAAAATTCCAACTTAATACAGTATTAACTAGACATGCTAGTTTGATTAGTGTTATTATGCTGGTTTTATCTTCATTAGTTTCTTGTATAAATCCGGATATAATGCAAAGAGTATATATGGCTTCTAGTCCTATACAAGCTAAAAGAGTGTTTTTGTATTCAGGTCTGTTAAGCATTTTTATAAAAATATTTATAATTTTGGTTGGTATTGGCGTTTTTGTAGTATCTCCAAATTTATCTATACAAGATATTTGGGGATTTATCATAAACAATATGCATCCATTTTTTAAAGGGTTGATTTGCATTAGTCTTTTTGCTATGGCTATGTCTACAGCTGATTCCAATCTCAATAGCTGTTCCGTTTTAATTAGCCATGATATTGTAGAAAGTATACGTGGGAAACAAATAACTACTTGGAATGGACTTGGACTTGTTAGGGCTACTTCCCTAATTGTAGGTCTATCTGCCATGATCGTAACATTTTATTATAAAGATTTACTAGCATTACTTAAGTTATCTTTTGATCTCTCTATCCCAATCATTACAGCTCCTTTTCTATTAGCTGTTTTTGGTTTTCGAGGTACTTCTACTACAGCCTTGATAGGTATGGTTACCGGGGCATTGACTATGATAATATGGAAAATATGGATCGTTTCTAAGACAAATATAGATGGTTCCTTTTTGTGTATGTTGGCTAATGGCATAGCCATGATGGTTGCACATTACTCACGTCCACAGCCAGAAGGTACAGGATGGATGAAAGAGGATGATGAAGTGCTCAAAACGTCTGTTAAAGACTTACCCATATAAAAATAGCTAGACATTAAGCCACTAATTTATGTATTAACAACTTATTTAATAAAAACTTAATTTTATTAAATAAGTTACCTATAATGTCTTCTATTAATTTGTAAGGTATCTGGGGCAACAGTTTAAAACATTTATGTAACTTTTTTAAAACAAGATTTTCTATGATGTTATCCAATCTTCCACTTCTTATGGTAATAGCCTTTTTGTTATTGACATTGGCTACAGGGCTCTACTTTAGTAAAAAAACGACCAGCCTTCAAGACTATGCTGTAGGTAATAAAAACTTTTCCACAGCTACG carries:
- a CDS encoding sodium:solute symporter family protein → MILSNLPLLMTGAFLLFTLAAGLYFSKKTTSLKEYAVGNKNFATATLVATVLATAFGGGGLIRNVEQVHQQGLYWIFFALFATAISIWILSPLASRMSSFMRNLSMAETIGNVYGRIPRVITAISSIITAIASVAIQIKVISLAISMCTDMVDPSIMTIIVTLVLIFYSTFGGIRAVTYTDALQFITFLAVIPVLAWLMFQKIELSIGDIVAFLKTQEKFQLSNVFSLNTSLINIIVLILAGIVSEIRPSTIQRIYMASSPIQAKRAFIYSSILSFFIIMFITLVGIAIFVIGPDLPMEDVWKYIMNNLAPFFKGLVCISLLSLTMSTADSELNSCVVLIAHDIVESIRGKQIVTSNGLGLVRVTSLIVGLSAMVLTFYCKGLLELMQLSFALSIPVITAPFILAVFGFRGASTTALLGMVTGTVTIIAWNTWVAPKTNIDGSFFCMLANGIAMMVAHYSRPQRRYRMDERG
- a CDS encoding sodium:solute symporter family protein; the protein is MILSNLPLLMTGAFLLFTLAAGLYFSKKTTSLKEYAVGNKNFATATLVATVLATIYGGGGLIRNVQQVYELGFLWLVYLFLSNFGVLIISPLASRMSPFMLNISIAETIGSIYGRMPRIITALSGIAVAITSLAIQINVIQLVLGMCTDMVDPRIITIIATLILIFYSTFGGIRAVTYTDALQFITFLVIIPVLAWLIFQKTEKSIGEMITFLGEQEKFQLNTVLTRHASLISVIMLVLSSLVSCINPDIMQRVYMASSPIQAKRVFLYSGLLSIFIKIFIILVGIGVFVVSPNLSIQDIWGFIINNMHPFFKGLICISLFAMAMSTADSNLNSCSVLISHDIVESIRGKQITTWNGLGLVRATSLIVGLSAMIVTFYYKDLLALLKLSFDLSIPIITAPFLLAVFGFRGTSTTALIGMVTGALTMIIWKIWIVSKTNIDGSFLCMLANGIAMMVAHYSRPQPEGTGWMKEDDEVLKTSVKDLPI
- a CDS encoding RecQ family ATP-dependent DNA helicase, encoding MEQIYDLLQKYWGYTSFRPLQKNIISSILEKNDVMVFLPTGSGKSLCFQLPALYKKGLTLVVTPLIALMKDQVTQLKKRGIYAEAIFSGMSASEIAQRLDNCIYGHAKLLYVSPERLQTELFKFRVTTMNITTLVIDEAHCISQWGYDFRPSYLEIADFKQIIPEANTVTFTATATKTVKKDIQEQLRLKMPVCFTQTFHRPNLVYWVRKTDNKEAQLLKALNTSTGSVIVYVNTRKRTETIAAFLNKHGISALPYHAGLTVTSRTARQEEWGNGKIRVMVATAAFGMGIDKSDVSLVMHLDLPSSLEAYAQESGRAGRNNHMAYAILWYDAQDIAVLKQRWRESYPTISQVKAIYQHLVNYYKIAVGSHAFVTYDFDLEDFKNQMRLYTKEAYYGLKVLESEGLIQLNEAYYQPSRVYCSLSRKALYEFQLLHPTYDLLLKGLLRLYGGAFFTPYCSIVEKKLAQLIQFSESKVCEQLKALHKLKVIEYLPQKLNPQITFLTPRYICSELPLRVDRIEQKNKIAYQQLESVIEYVTNERRCRLAILLDYFDEKEQICHNCDICKQRKVKGTEINDHAEMRQYVIHAILNGKHDVKKLVEGVPQDKEKEILDTIREMLEYKEIYYQSPGQLYSCKNIK